In Populus nigra chromosome 1, ddPopNigr1.1, whole genome shotgun sequence, one genomic interval encodes:
- the LOC133697313 gene encoding inositol 3-kinase-like isoform X2 encodes MVTTAESAAHKSQQQSRVLIVGNYCHDVLIQNNAVKAVSLGGAASFISNVFNGVSVSCNLVSKVGEDFKYPVSYTPIVIPTLKTTVFHSYFDPGLHGNDHQDRILKRVCACDPIRPSDLPETRFKYGMAVGVGGEILPETLERMIEICDVVFADIQALIRVFDGVDGTVKLVKLEETGFYTLLPRIGVLKASSEEAVFMDVEKVRKWCCVVVTNGKHGCKVYWKDGELGISPFLANQEDPTGAGDSFFGGFVAGLVQGLAVPDAALLGNLFGSLSVEQVGLPTFDTRLLQAWLVSRNLLLLDFFR; translated from the coding sequence ATGGTTACAACAGCGGAGTCAGCGGCCCACAAAAGCCAGCAGCAAAGCCGTGTTTTAATTGTGGGCAATTACTGCCACGATGTTTTGATCCAAAACAACGCCGTTAAAGCTGTATCGCTTGGTGGTGCAGCCTCTTTCATTTCCAATGTTTTCAATGGAGTGTCAGTTTCTTGTAATTTAGTATCGAAAGTTGGGGAAGATTTTAAATACCCAGTTAGTTATACCCCAATTGTAATTCCCACTTTGAAAACTACTGTTTTTCACTCTTATTTTGATCCGGGTCTTCATGGAAATGATCATCAAGATCGGATCTTAAAGCGTGTCTGTGCTTGTGACCCGATTAGGCCATCGGATCTTCCAGAAACGAGGTTCAAGTATGGAATGGCAGTTGGTGTTGGCGGGGAAATACTGCCCGAGACGCTTGAGAGAATGATTGAGATTTGTGATGTTGTATTTGCTGATATTCAAGCTTTAATCAGGGTATTTGATGGCGTTGATGGGACTGTTAAGCTTGTTAAATTAGAGGAGACAGGCTTTTATACGTTGTTACCCCGAATTGGGGTTTTAAAGGCGTCATCGGAGGAGGCGGTGTTTATGGATGTGGAAAAGGTGAGGAAGTGGTGTTGTGTCGTGGTGACTAACGGGAAACATGGCTGTAAAGTGTATTGGAAAGACGGGGAGTTGGGGATTTCGCCGTTTTTGGCAAATCAAGAGGATCCTACCGGTGCAGGGGATAGTTTCTTTGGTGGGTTTGTGGCGGGGTTGGTTCAAGGATTGGCTGTGCCTGATGCTGCTTTGTTGGGAAACTTGTTTGGCTCCCTTTCTGTTGAACAAGTTGGATTGCCTACGTTTGACACGAGATTGTTGCAG
- the LOC133689337 gene encoding agamous-like MADS-box protein AGL29 — MASKKTKGRQKVEMKRIENQDDRLITFSKRRSGIYKKASELATLTGAEIAIAVFSPAGKPFSFGHPSVESVINRFLEDPLDMDSTYHLVEAHRRMRIEELTQKHNDMQHQLDEEKEKGLKLKSKITEMDSKGWWDTAVDELNIQELIELEKKFKELQMTLCNKITENTSTVASSSQAPEIGHSFASTIVNDQNAPGFPDMNH; from the coding sequence ATGGCttccaagaaaacaaaaggaaggcaAAAGGTGGAAATGAAGAGAATAGAAAATCAAGATGATAGATTAATCACCTTCTCAAAACGTAGATCTGGGATCTACAAAAAGGCTAGCGAACTGGCTACTTTAACTGGGGCAGAAATTGCAATCGCAGTGTTTTCACCGGCAGGTAAGCCCTTCTCTTTTGGCCATCCTTCGGTTGAATCAGTTATTAATCGTTTCCTTGAAGATCCATTGGACATGGATAGCACTTATCATCTCGTGGAGGCTCACAGGAGGATGAGGATCGAAGAACTAACCCAAAAACATAACGATATGCAACATCAACTGGATGAGGAGAAGGAAAAGGGTCTCAAATTAAAGAGTAAGATCACAGAAATGGATAGCAAAGGATGGTGGGATACTGCTGTTGACGAGCTTAACATCCAGGAGCTGATTGAGTTGGAAAAAAAGTTCAAAGAGTTACAAATGACCTTATGCAATAAAATCACTGAGAACACCAGTACTGTTGCTTCTTCTTCACAGGCTCCAGAAATAGGCCATTCATTTGCATCTACTATTGTAAATGATCAAAATGCTCCTGGTTTTCCTGATATGAATCACTAA